Below is a window of Cytophaga hutchinsonii ATCC 33406 DNA.
ACAGCCATCATTTAATACGTTAGATCTGAGCGCACCTCTTAAATCGCCTTGAGTAAACGAACGTGTCATATTCGGAACAAGTGTTAGTGCTCCGGCACATTCATCATTTACCGGAAGAGGTTCGTCCGGAATATAACCAAGGCTGAAACTAAATGTGCTCTCGGAAGGTGCACTATCTAATGTGCCGAGTCTTAAATAATACGTTTCTCCAACAACCATATTGAAAATACCCCAGGCATTTCCTCCATAGGTGTTTGTGCCGCAAAGCTTAAGTTCAGCGTTGGTACCGCAACCAAGGGTAAGTCCTGAAAACAGGTTAAACGAATTGTTGTAATTCATGATAAGTGTTGCAGATTTTGCAACAAACTTATAAAACCGGTCTTTATATATAACCTGCGAACAACTCGTCTGAACAGATTTTGTCGCCAGAGATAAGTCCGCAAAAATAGTTTCGCCAACGCTTTTTCGAATGAAAGATGCAGGTATTAAAATAGCATTTGCACATTCATCGTTTTCAGGATTTGTTATGGATTGGATACATAACGAAAATTCAGAATTTGTATCGTAAATACTTGTCGTTAATTGGATATAATATGTATTGCCGATAACCAGGTTATGAACATACATGGTGTCTGAATCACTGTAGACTTTTTTAGTACAGCTGGATAATAAATTTATACCAACATGAGAATTACCTTGTACAGCGGCAGTTATGGTAACTGCATTAGAATTCGCAACAAATTTATAAAATACATCTTTCCCTTGATCAAAACCATTTAATAAAGATTTAGTAGCAATAGCTAAATCTCCTGTTATATACGTACATGTTGTGGCTGGCGTAACGGAAATCGCTGTAGCGCATTCATCATTGCTAGCCTGAATTTTCTCGATGCAGAAAGAAAATGTATTTGAAACAGGCGTATTTGTATAGCTTCCTACTTTAATATAGTACGTACTGCCTATTGTTAAATCAAGCGCTCTGATAGTTTCCAGTCCGCCGTTGCCTGCGTTATTTACACACACTAACGGAGTCGTACTATTGCCTGAATATAAGGCTGCTGTTACATCCAGGTTTGCATCGGGCGTAAAAGATAATTTATAATGCGGCGCTCCGGCTACAAATTTATAAAACACATCTTTATACATGGTACAACCATTCGTTGCGGATGATGTTGCATATAACAGATTGCCGGCTGTAGTTATACAAGAAGTTGCAGGCGTAACAGACAACGCATTTGTTAAATCATCATTAGCCGGCATGCCTGATCGTACGCAAATAGAAAATTCCGTGCTGGTTGGTGTTGCGATAGTGCTTCCGACTTTAATAAAGTAAGTATTGCCTACCGTTAAGTTTGTAGCTGAAATAATGTTTGAACCTCCTGCAACGGTATTGTTTATACAATATAATGCTGATCCGGTACAATCGGTTTGTAAACTTACAGCCAGGAATAACCCGGTACTGGCGCTAAAAGCAATGTCTGTATTAGAAGTCTGGGCTACAAATTTATAAAAGACATCTTTGTAGGAAATACATCCATTAGCTGGAGATTGAGACGCTGTTGCTAAATCTCCGTTGGTATAGGTACAGGTCGGTGCAGGAACAATGGTTATCGCACCGGCACATTCATCGGCGGCAGGTTTTTGTATTGTTTGTACACAAATTGAAAACGTAGAGGAAAGCAATCCGCCATTTCTTGAACCGGCTTTAATGTAATACGTATTACCAATTACCAGATCTGTTGCATTAATTGTTTTGGTATTTCCCAGGCCAACATTATCACAATACAGAGCCGTTGTTGCATTGCAGCTTGCGTATACACCAATCGATAAATTTAGATTCGGGCTTGTAGTAAATGTAATATTGGCTACTTCAGATGCTGCAATAAATTTATAAAAAATATCAGAATATGCTGTACAGCCTGCAAGTGTTGATTGGGTAGCGCCCAATAAATCAGCAGTAATGGGATTGCATGTCGATGAAGGCGTAATAGATATTGCATTCACACATTCATCATTTACACGCGGCGTTAAAGATTTTACACAAATTGTGAAATCAGTTGTAGCAGGATTGGTGGTATAACTTCCTACTTTTATATAATACGTATTTCCTACCGTTAAATTCGAAGCAACCAGTTTTTCCGTGTTTCCATATGCATAACTGTCATGTACGCAATATAATGCAGTTGTTTCTGAACAGCCTGAATATAACGCCGCGGTAATATTCAAAGAAGCACTTGCTGTTAAATCAATTTGAGTAATGGCAGCCGTTGCGATGAATTTGTAAAACACATCTGTAGTCATAATGCAGCCATTAGTTGCGGATCTTGTTGATCCGGATAAATTACCGGAAACAGCATTGCAGTTTGATCCTGAAACAAGTGTAATCGCATCCGCACATAAATCATTCGCCGATGAAATTGCCGTCTGGATGCAGATTGAAAATGTTGTAGTGGGTGTATAATAAGAAGTAGCACCAGATATTTTTATATAATAAGTGTTTCCGGTAATTAAGTTGCTTGCAGTAAAAACTTCACCGGAGCCGGTTCCTCCGTTGTTGGTACAATAGAGTGATGTGGTTGCCGCACAATTGTCAAATAGTGCTAATACTACGTCAAGCCCGGTACTTGGTTGAACGTTTATGCTTGCGCCAGGTCCGGTTGCGGTAAACTTATAAAAAACATCCAGGACATTGCTGTTTGAGCAAGAAGTTGGCGCAGACGCTTTTGAAAATGCTAAGTCGCCGTTAACATACGAGCAGGTACCAGACGGCGTGATTTCAATTGCATCCGCACAAAAATCGTTTGCCGGTATTTGCATTGTCTGAACACATACGTCAAACGTAGTGGTAGCAGGCGCGCCATATAAATAGCTTCCTAGTTTAATATAGTAAGTATTACCGGGCACTAAATTCTGAATTGCAAATTGCCTTGCTGCACCAGGTGCGGTAGAATTCACACAAGTCATAGGCGATGTAGCTGTTGTGCTTTCGTATACAGCAATGGTTAGTTGCAATCCTGAACTCGGTGTTGTTGATATATTTGCAATAGGAGATGCTGCAACAAATTTATAAAACACATCCGTTAACATATCGCAGCCATTTGCGGGAGAATGGGAAGCATTTGCCAAATCACCCGAAACATTGTTGCATGTGGTAGATGGAGTTATGCTGGTCGCATTGATTATTTCGTCGTTTGAAGCAGGTGCATAATTTTTAACACAGATTTCAAAAGCAGAAGAGATGGGCGAAGCAGCCGCACTGCCTACTTTAATGTAATAGGTATTGCCAATAATCAGATTGGTAGCTGCAATGGTTTTAGTTTCGCCGGTTTTATAGGTATTAGTCAGACAATAAAGCGGAGTTGTTGCGGCACAGTCTGCATAGATACTTGCGAGTAAATTTAAATCGCTGCTGCTGTTAAATGAAACCATTGTGTTCGTTGCCGTAGCGGTGAATTTGTAAAAGATATCCTGGAACATCGTACAGCCGTTTGCTGCTGATTGTGATGCTCCTGCTAAATTTCCTGCTACATAATTACAGGTTGCCGAAACAGGCAGGTTAGTTGCACCTGTACAGTTATCATTTACCGGAACGACAATTGACTGAACACAGAAAGAGAAATCATAGGCAGTTGCACCCGTGCTGTAAGCACTTCCTACCCGGATATAATACGTATTGCCAACGGTGAGATTTGTAGCGCTGATTTTTTGAGCCCATGCGCTGGTATAATATCCTGTTGCGCAGTAGAGCGGAGTTGTAGCCGTGCAATTATCATATAACGCAGCAACCAGATTGAATCCGGCAGCCTTGTCAAATGTTATGTCCGTACTTGCTGATGTTGCAACAAATTTATAAAACACATCCTGGTACATGGTACAGCCATTCGCCGTAGATTGAGTAGCAGTCTGTATATTACCGGTAATTGTTGAGCAGGATGCAGATGGGGTAACAGCAATAGCACCCGCACATTCATCATTGACTGGAGGTAATTGTACGCATAGGGAAAAGCTTGTACTTGTAGGATTTAGGTACTTGTAACTTCCCACTTTGATATAGTATACATTGCCAATCACTAAATTTGCCGCTGAAATAGTTTTTGGAGAAACAGTACTTGAAGTTGTGCTGCAATATAATGGTGTAGTAGCTGTACAGCTGGCATACAATCCGGCAGAAATATTTAACCCGGCCCCGCTGGTTAACGTAATGCTTGCTTTGGTAGTAGTAGCAGTAAACTGATAAAAAATATCCCGATCCATCAGACATCCATTGGTAGCGGATGTTGTTGCTCCGTTCAGGTCTCCGTTAATATAATTGCAGGCAGCAGATGGTGTTATAACGGTTGCATTTGCACACTCATCGTTTGCAGGTACTGTATTTGATTGTACACATACAGAAAAATTCGTTGTTGACGGATTACCGCGTGCACTGCCTACGCTGAGATAATACGTGGTGCCAACAACTAAATTATAGGCATGCATGACTTCAGAACCACCGACACCTGTATTGTCAATACAATACATTGTTGATGTATTGGTAGGGCAGCTGGCATACAATGTTGCCTTTAAATCCAGATCACTGCTTCCGTTAAGATAGATACTTGTACTTGGAGAGGCAGCTACAAATTTGTAAAAGATATCCTGCTGCGAAACACAGCCGACTGGTTGAGAGGATGCAGATCTGGAAGCGCCGGCTAAATCACCGTTAATGAAATTGCAAACCGGAGAAGGGGTGATAGTAGCTGCACCCGCACATTCATCATTAGCTTTTACAGGCATCGACTGAATGCAGATAGCAAAATCTGTATTCGTTGCACTTGAATAGGTGGCACCAACCTGCACATAATAGGTATTACCTACCGTTAAGTTAGCAGCAGAAATTCGTTCTCCGGAGCCAGGATTCAAGTTGATGCAGTATAACAGGGAAGATGCATTACAGCTTGAATACAACGCAGCCGATACATCAAATGTAGCGCTTGTGGTCAACGTGATTTCGGTACTTGGAGAGGTCGCCGTGAATTTATAAAACACACTTTGATTCATACCACATGAATAATTTGAGTATAAAGCCTCTGTCAGATTTCCGTTCGTATAGCTACACGCAGTAGTTGAAGGTGTAATATTTATAGCTCCATCGCAGGTAGTATTTACAGGAGGAATAACTACACAGATAGAAAATGTTGTATTATTTGGTTTTGTAGAATTTGCACTTCCAACTTTAACATAATAGGTATTACCTATAACCTGATTGGTAGCAATTATTGTTTCGGATCCGTTATAGGAATATGCATTTGAACATGTTATGGGAGTGGCAGCACTGCAGCTTGAATATAAACTCAGGCTTATATCTAATCCTGATCCCGGAGTAACAGAAATAACGTTGATGGCTGAGGTTGCTACATATTTATAAAACACATCCATATAGGTTACGCAGCCATTGGGAGACGACTGTGTAGCGGAAGCCAGGTCTGCGGGCAAATAGGTTCGCGTAGCTGAGGGAGTAAGGGTTATTGCCTGAATACATTCATCGTTTGCCGGGGCTTGGGCAAAAACTAAATGGGTCAATAACAATAAAGGCAAAAGGAAAAGATTTTTCATAAAAGTCAGTCTTGTATCTTGTAAAAGTAGGTATTTTTTAAAAGAAAATTAATCAGAGTATAAATATAATTATACAAATAGTTGATTTTAATTCGGCATTTTTGGCATTTTTCAAACATTTTACAGCAGGATGCCGGTTAAATCCGATACTATAATTATAAACGGAATATAGGCATATAGGTGGCAGTTTAAAGTCAGTGAGAAACTGCGCGGAACGTTTTGCAGGAAAACTTTAACAGTGAACTCTAAGACTCAGTTGGGGAAATGGCAGTGTGGCATTTTTAGTTTTAGCAGATTCAGATAAATAAAAAATACATATATTTATATAACGTCATATCTGCTGAGTTATAGTTAAAACAGAATAATACATATATGGAATTAGGCATAGGAATGTTTGGGGATAATCATTACGATTTACAGGGGAATCCAATGGACTCCGGTGAACGACTCAGAGAATTGATTGATGAAATAAAACTGATGGATGAAGTGGGCCTGGATTTTTTTGGTATTGGAGAACATCACCGTCCTGATTATGCCGTTTCAGTACCTGAAATTGTATTGGCTGCTGCTGCAACGGTAACTAAAAAAATAAAATTAGGCAGCGCCGTTACTGTATTGAGTTCTTCTGATCCGGTGCGCATTTATCAAAGCTTTGCAACCATTGATCAGCTAACGAACGGACGTGCAGAGGTTACAGCCGGCCGCGGAAGTTTTATCGAATCGTTTCCGCTGTATGGGTATGAACTGAAAGAGTACAACACGCTTTTTGAAGAAAAACTAGACCTGCTGGTAAAAATCAATCAGCAAAATCCGGTTACATGGAAAGGAAAATTGCGTGCTCCGCTTGATCATCAGGAAATATGGCCACGTGCCGTACACGATAAACTGAAAATATGGGTAGCAGTAGGCGGTACACCTGAGTCTGTAGTACGTGCAGGCAAACTGGGACTTCCGGTTATTTTTGCTATCA
It encodes the following:
- a CDS encoding T9SS type A sorting domain-containing protein — translated: MKNLFLLPLLLLTHLVFAQAPANDECIQAITLTPSATRTYLPADLASATQSSPNGCVTYMDVFYKYVATSAINVISVTPGSGLDISLSLYSSCSAATPITCSNAYSYNGSETIIATNQVIGNTYYVKVGSANSTKPNNTTFSICVVIPPVNTTCDGAINITPSTTACSYTNGNLTEALYSNYSCGMNQSVFYKFTATSPSTEITLTTSATFDVSAALYSSCNASSLLYCINLNPGSGERISAANLTVGNTYYVQVGATYSSATNTDFAICIQSMPVKANDECAGAATITPSPVCNFINGDLAGASRSASSQPVGCVSQQDIFYKFVAASPSTSIYLNGSSDLDLKATLYASCPTNTSTMYCIDNTGVGGSEVMHAYNLVVGTTYYLSVGSARGNPSTTNFSVCVQSNTVPANDECANATVITPSAACNYINGDLNGATTSATNGCLMDRDIFYQFTATTTKASITLTSGAGLNISAGLYASCTATTPLYCSTTSSTVSPKTISAANLVIGNVYYIKVGSYKYLNPTSTSFSLCVQLPPVNDECAGAIAVTPSASCSTITGNIQTATQSTANGCTMYQDVFYKFVATSASTDITFDKAAGFNLVAALYDNCTATTPLYCATGYYTSAWAQKISATNLTVGNTYYIRVGSAYSTGATAYDFSFCVQSIVVPVNDNCTGATNLPVSATCNYVAGNLAGASQSAANGCTMFQDIFYKFTATATNTMVSFNSSSDLNLLASIYADCAATTPLYCLTNTYKTGETKTIAATNLIIGNTYYIKVGSAAASPISSAFEICVKNYAPASNDEIINATSITPSTTCNNVSGDLANASHSPANGCDMLTDVFYKFVAASPIANISTTPSSGLQLTIAVYESTTATSPMTCVNSTAPGAARQFAIQNLVPGNTYYIKLGSYLYGAPATTTFDVCVQTMQIPANDFCADAIEITPSGTCSYVNGDLAFSKASAPTSCSNSNVLDVFYKFTATGPGASINVQPSTGLDVVLALFDNCAATTSLYCTNNGGTGSGEVFTASNLITGNTYYIKISGATSYYTPTTTFSICIQTAISSANDLCADAITLVSGSNCNAVSGNLSGSTRSATNGCIMTTDVFYKFIATAAITQIDLTASASLNITAALYSGCSETTALYCVHDSYAYGNTEKLVASNLTVGNTYYIKVGSYTTNPATTDFTICVKSLTPRVNDECVNAISITPSSTCNPITADLLGATQSTLAGCTAYSDIFYKFIAASEVANITFTTSPNLNLSIGVYASCNATTALYCDNVGLGNTKTINATDLVIGNTYYIKAGSRNGGLLSSTFSICVQTIQKPAADECAGAITIVPAPTCTYTNGDLATASQSPANGCISYKDVFYKFVAQTSNTDIAFSASTGLFLAVSLQTDCTGSALYCINNTVAGGSNIISATNLTVGNTYFIKVGSTIATPTSTEFSICVRSGMPANDDLTNALSVTPATSCITTAGNLLYATSSATNGCTMYKDVFYKFVAGAPHYKLSFTPDANLDVTAALYSGNSTTPLVCVNNAGNGGLETIRALDLTIGSTYYIKVGSYTNTPVSNTFSFCIEKIQASNDECATAISVTPATTCTYITGDLAIATKSLLNGFDQGKDVFYKFVANSNAVTITAAVQGNSHVGINLLSSCTKKVYSDSDTMYVHNLVIGNTYYIQLTTSIYDTNSEFSLCIQSITNPENDECANAILIPASFIRKSVGETIFADLSLATKSVQTSCSQVIYKDRFYKFVAKSATLIMNYNNSFNLFSGLTLGCGTNAELKLCGTNTYGGNAWGIFNMVVGETYYLRLGTLDSAPSESTFSFSLGYIPDEPLPVNDECAGALTLVPNMTRSFTQGDLRGALRSNVLNDGCYAGIKDAFYKFVATASTAKIVFKQNSSVDFQLSLNGSCPATPANALYCKSITSTSDSIMATNLTVGKTYYIKLGCNQAHGDLNSFSILVEAVAPYVPPVANDECPGAFTLTPTTVRNLTKGNFINALQSGSSTGCSAARDVFYKFVANTNAAKIFFTNPAGHTLSVGLYSNCPATTNLYCELGSMSDSIIASNLTIGNTYYIKVGSNALTSDTNSFYLFVESLAPAANDECVNALSIIPSFTCNTMSGDLARATQSASNGCTSYSDVFYKFVASSEEVKISYTGSTFLQLAVGVYPSCNASAPALFCIPNTIKGGSDVLTASSLTIGNTYYIKMGSSVPGNLLSTTFTVCVQNTKAVNDECANALPLTPSPNIQFVSGDLINASKSLLFSSACTRETDLFYKFTANSSSMKIILESSAGLDAVVSVATSCSASSDITCQNNTGVGELEEVVLSSLTPGVTYYVMVGNAVSNTSTARTNVSATSTFRIALQEMGITTDVSTNQALKNITIYPNPSYGNVHFSNITGFTQIEVMSIEGKILFTKELSSDASINMETLSSGIYMLRLIYNDISEIRRVEIIK
- a CDS encoding LLM class flavin-dependent oxidoreductase: MELGIGMFGDNHYDLQGNPMDSGERLRELIDEIKLMDEVGLDFFGIGEHHRPDYAVSVPEIVLAAAATVTKKIKLGSAVTVLSSSDPVRIYQSFATIDQLTNGRAEVTAGRGSFIESFPLYGYELKEYNTLFEEKLDLLVKINQQNPVTWKGKLRAPLDHQEIWPRAVHDKLKIWVAVGGTPESVVRAGKLGLPVIFAIIGGNPAQFQPLFNYYQEVYKQFKHDINAFEVGVHMHCFFGEDSEKAADEYYPVYASQMNRIGRTRGWQPYTRSQYDYGRGTNGHLIIGDANAAVDKILEMHELFGLTRFSAHMDVGGPSHTSLMKSIEIFGTQIAPKVRAAIKQ